One genomic segment of Mangifera indica cultivar Alphonso chromosome 6, CATAS_Mindica_2.1, whole genome shotgun sequence includes these proteins:
- the LOC123218948 gene encoding uncharacterized protein LOC123218948 isoform X2 — protein sequence MSGKGGGGGGGGVGKGNNGISTIPVGARKIVQSLKEIVSCSETEIYAMLKDCNMDPNEAVNRLLAQDPFHEVKSKRDKRKESKDITDSRSRGAGNSNRGSRGGTDRYAGRSASFQFGSSEPGSLHSKPTYKKENGTLAYAGSSATDMVANNQRSPSFSESVAPNNKVSTVVLGDGISSSMQPSSGFQSSWLGVPGQVSMADIVKMGRPQTKAPPLHNVNNRHVVAPPSTISHHDIHSSQDHATNVADINTDPGVATSQYAPSNDEWPSIEQPPKVSSFLEAPAPSELYTNQSNLSLDRTDQQIKSQLDEVEEEEDDTEETPVANYVGSASVSSRNIPEDNSGGSSLFDNNLYNNMSSYQPHRHAFEHDEAEDSSSVTAKLQQLNIQNDDQGPQPEEDNPSVIIPNHLQVHTPDCSHLSFGSFGSGIGSAFPGPFASRPLKSNLEEASEPADVSSIAHSDARNPEYYGDEHLRSTSDANIVHRPNVSAADYDPSPVSQPEVLKQETPEIAQDNQYVFPSSAPGYNYENAQQLNTAFPHQQASTQMQSLAPLSSVMAYTNSLPGTLLASTVQPAREPDLQYSPFPVTQSMPTKYSNTASSISSPAISMPEIQALRANSISTQPTPQTLPGASVATGPALPQHLAVHPYPQPSLPLGHFANMMSYPFVPQSYPYMPSAFQQAFAGNSTYHQSLAAAVLPQYKNSVSVSSLPQSAAIASGYGFGSSTSIPGGNFPLNTHAAPAGTTIGYDDVLSSQYKDNNHLISLQQNDNSGMWVHGPGSRTMSAVPPSTYYGFQGQNQQPAGFRQGQQPSQHFGALGYPNFYHSQTGMSLEQQQQNPRDASLSGSQAQPSKQTQQLWQNNY from the exons ATCCCTTTCATGAGGTGAAGAGCAAACGAGACAAGCGAAAAGAG AGTAAGGATATAACAGATTCCAGGTCTCGTGGGGCTGGTAACTCAAACCGTGGCAGCAGGGGTGGTACTGACCGATATGCTGGTCGTAGTGCTTCATTCCAGTTTGGTTCTAGTG AGCCAGGCAGTTTGCATAGCAAGCCTACCTATAAGAAGGAGAATGGAACACTTGCATATGCTGGTTCTTCAGCTACTGATATGGTAGCAAATAATCAGCGATCTCCATCCTTCAG TGAGTCTGTGGCCCCAAATAATAAAGTATCAACAGTGGTCTTGGGTGATGGGATTTCTTCATCTATGCAGCCTTCTTCTGGATTTCAGTCTTCCTGGTTGGGGGTCCCTGGTCAAGTTTCAATGGCTGATATTGTGAAGATGGGTAGGCCACAAACCAAGGCTCCACCTCTCCACAACGTTAATAATCGACATGTCGTGGCACCCCCTTCAACAATATCACATCATGATATACATTCATCACAAGATCATGCTACCAATGTGGCAGACATAAACACTGATCCAGGAGTTGCTACAAGCCAGTATGCTCCTTCCAATGATGAATGGCCCTCGATTGAGCAGCCGCCAAAAGTGTCTTCTTTTCTAGAGGCACCTGCACCCTCTGAGCTGTATACAAATCAATCTAACTTGTCCTTGGATAGAACTGATCAACAAATAAAGTCCCAGTTGGATGAGGTTGAGGAGGAAGAGGATGACACTGAGGAAACTCCTGTTGCAAACTATGTTGGATCTGCATCTGTGTCTAGTAGAAATATACCAGAGGATAATTCTGGGGGGTCATCTCTTTTTGATAACAACTTGTATAATAACATGAGTTCCTACCAGCCTCATAGGCATGCCTTTGAGCATGATGAAG cTGAAGATAGTTCTTCAGTAACTGCAAAGCTGCAGCAACTTAATATACAGAACGATGATCAAGGGCCACAACCTGAAGAGGACAACCCTTCAGTAATAATACCAAATCACCTGCAAGTGCATACTCCTGACTGCTCACACCTGAGCTTTGGAAGTTTTGGGTCTGGCATTGGTTCTGCTTTTCCTGGGCCATTTGCATCAAGGCCATTGAAAAGTAACTTGGAGGAGGCATCTGAACCAGCGGATGTATCATCAATTGCTCACTCTGATGCTAG AAATCCTGAGTATTATGGGGATGAGCATCTCAGAAGTACCTCAGATGCTAATATAGTACATAGACCTAATGTGAGTGCTGCGGATTATGATCCTTCTCCTGTTTCACAGCCAGAGGTGTTAAAACAGGAAACCCCTGAAATTGCACAGGACAACCAATATGTGTTTCCTTCATCTGCACCCGgttataattatgaaaatgcCCAGCAGTTGAATACTGCATTTCCTCATCAGCAAGCAAGCACTCAAATGCAGAGTCTTGCTCCGTTGTCAAGCGTAATG GCATACACAAATTCACTACCTGGTACCTTGTTGGCATCAACTGTTCAACCTGCGAGAGAGCCTGACCTTCAGTACTCACCCTTCCCCGTGACACAATCAATGCCAACAAAGTACAGCAATACAGCTTCTTCCATCAGCAGTCCAGCCATTTCCATGCCAGAG ATTCAGGCATTAAGAGCAAATAGTATTTCTACACAGCCAACTCCACAGACACTGCCAGGTGCTAGTGTTGCCACTGGACCAGCTCTTCCGCAACACCTTGCTGTGCACCCTTATCCCCAACCTAGTCTTCCTTTGGGTCATTTTGCGAATATGATGAGTTATCCTTTCGTGCCTCAGAGTTACCCATATATGCCATCAGCTTTTCAACAGGCATTCGCCGGTAATAGCACATACCATCAGTCTCTGGCTGCAGCAGTGCTTCCACAATACAAAAATAGCGTTTCTGTCAGCAGCTTGCCTCAGTCTGCTGCTATTGCCTCTGGCTATGGATTTGGGAGTTCAACCAGCATTCCTGGGGGAAACTTTCCTCTGAATACACATGCTGCTCCGGCAGGCACAACCATTGGCTATGATGATGTTTTAAGTTCTCAGTACAAGGACAACAATCATCTAATCTCACTTCAACAG AATGATAACTCAGGGATGTGGGTTCATGGACCTGGTTCACGGACAATGTCAGCCGTACCACCCAGCACATATTATGGCTTCCAGGGTCAGAATCAGCAGCCTGCTGGGTTCCGGCAAGGTCAGCAGCCTTCACAACATTTTGGGGCACTTGGGTACCCAAACTTTTACCACTCACAGACGGGGATGTCACTGGAACAGCAGCAGCAAAACCCTAGAGATGCATCCCTCAGTGGTTCTCAAGCGCAACCATCGAAGCAAACTCAGCAGTTATGGCAAAACAACTACTAA
- the LOC123218948 gene encoding uncharacterized protein LOC123218948 isoform X1 has product MSGKGGGGGGGGVGKGNNGISTIPVGARKIVQSLKEIVSCSETEIYAMLKDCNMDPNEAVNRLLAQDPFHEVKSKRDKRKESKDITDSRSRGAGNSNRGSRGGTDRYAGRSASFQFGSSEPGSLHSKPTYKKENGTLAYAGSSATDMVANNQRSPSFSESVAPNNKVSTVVLGDGISSSMQPSSGFQSSWLGVPGQVSMADIVKMGRPQTKAPPLHNVNNRHVVAPPSTISHHDIHSSQDHATNVADINTDPGVATSQYAPSNDEWPSIEQPPKVSSFLEAPAPSELYTNQSNLSLDRTDQQIKSQLDEVEEEEDDTEETPVANYVGSASVSSRNIPEDNSGGSSLFDNNLYNNMSSYQPHRHAFEHDEAEDSSSVTAKLQQLNIQNDDQGPQPEEDNPSVIIPNHLQVHTPDCSHLSFGSFGSGIGSAFPGPFASRPLKSNLEEASEPADVSSIAHSDARNPEYYGDEHLRSTSDANIVHRPNVSAADYDPSPVSQPEVLKQETPEIAQDNQYVFPSSAPGYNYENAQQLNTAFPHQQASTQMQSLAPLSSVMLQAYTNSLPGTLLASTVQPAREPDLQYSPFPVTQSMPTKYSNTASSISSPAISMPEIQALRANSISTQPTPQTLPGASVATGPALPQHLAVHPYPQPSLPLGHFANMMSYPFVPQSYPYMPSAFQQAFAGNSTYHQSLAAAVLPQYKNSVSVSSLPQSAAIASGYGFGSSTSIPGGNFPLNTHAAPAGTTIGYDDVLSSQYKDNNHLISLQQNDNSGMWVHGPGSRTMSAVPPSTYYGFQGQNQQPAGFRQGQQPSQHFGALGYPNFYHSQTGMSLEQQQQNPRDASLSGSQAQPSKQTQQLWQNNY; this is encoded by the exons ATCCCTTTCATGAGGTGAAGAGCAAACGAGACAAGCGAAAAGAG AGTAAGGATATAACAGATTCCAGGTCTCGTGGGGCTGGTAACTCAAACCGTGGCAGCAGGGGTGGTACTGACCGATATGCTGGTCGTAGTGCTTCATTCCAGTTTGGTTCTAGTG AGCCAGGCAGTTTGCATAGCAAGCCTACCTATAAGAAGGAGAATGGAACACTTGCATATGCTGGTTCTTCAGCTACTGATATGGTAGCAAATAATCAGCGATCTCCATCCTTCAG TGAGTCTGTGGCCCCAAATAATAAAGTATCAACAGTGGTCTTGGGTGATGGGATTTCTTCATCTATGCAGCCTTCTTCTGGATTTCAGTCTTCCTGGTTGGGGGTCCCTGGTCAAGTTTCAATGGCTGATATTGTGAAGATGGGTAGGCCACAAACCAAGGCTCCACCTCTCCACAACGTTAATAATCGACATGTCGTGGCACCCCCTTCAACAATATCACATCATGATATACATTCATCACAAGATCATGCTACCAATGTGGCAGACATAAACACTGATCCAGGAGTTGCTACAAGCCAGTATGCTCCTTCCAATGATGAATGGCCCTCGATTGAGCAGCCGCCAAAAGTGTCTTCTTTTCTAGAGGCACCTGCACCCTCTGAGCTGTATACAAATCAATCTAACTTGTCCTTGGATAGAACTGATCAACAAATAAAGTCCCAGTTGGATGAGGTTGAGGAGGAAGAGGATGACACTGAGGAAACTCCTGTTGCAAACTATGTTGGATCTGCATCTGTGTCTAGTAGAAATATACCAGAGGATAATTCTGGGGGGTCATCTCTTTTTGATAACAACTTGTATAATAACATGAGTTCCTACCAGCCTCATAGGCATGCCTTTGAGCATGATGAAG cTGAAGATAGTTCTTCAGTAACTGCAAAGCTGCAGCAACTTAATATACAGAACGATGATCAAGGGCCACAACCTGAAGAGGACAACCCTTCAGTAATAATACCAAATCACCTGCAAGTGCATACTCCTGACTGCTCACACCTGAGCTTTGGAAGTTTTGGGTCTGGCATTGGTTCTGCTTTTCCTGGGCCATTTGCATCAAGGCCATTGAAAAGTAACTTGGAGGAGGCATCTGAACCAGCGGATGTATCATCAATTGCTCACTCTGATGCTAG AAATCCTGAGTATTATGGGGATGAGCATCTCAGAAGTACCTCAGATGCTAATATAGTACATAGACCTAATGTGAGTGCTGCGGATTATGATCCTTCTCCTGTTTCACAGCCAGAGGTGTTAAAACAGGAAACCCCTGAAATTGCACAGGACAACCAATATGTGTTTCCTTCATCTGCACCCGgttataattatgaaaatgcCCAGCAGTTGAATACTGCATTTCCTCATCAGCAAGCAAGCACTCAAATGCAGAGTCTTGCTCCGTTGTCAAGCGTAATG TTGCAGGCATACACAAATTCACTACCTGGTACCTTGTTGGCATCAACTGTTCAACCTGCGAGAGAGCCTGACCTTCAGTACTCACCCTTCCCCGTGACACAATCAATGCCAACAAAGTACAGCAATACAGCTTCTTCCATCAGCAGTCCAGCCATTTCCATGCCAGAG ATTCAGGCATTAAGAGCAAATAGTATTTCTACACAGCCAACTCCACAGACACTGCCAGGTGCTAGTGTTGCCACTGGACCAGCTCTTCCGCAACACCTTGCTGTGCACCCTTATCCCCAACCTAGTCTTCCTTTGGGTCATTTTGCGAATATGATGAGTTATCCTTTCGTGCCTCAGAGTTACCCATATATGCCATCAGCTTTTCAACAGGCATTCGCCGGTAATAGCACATACCATCAGTCTCTGGCTGCAGCAGTGCTTCCACAATACAAAAATAGCGTTTCTGTCAGCAGCTTGCCTCAGTCTGCTGCTATTGCCTCTGGCTATGGATTTGGGAGTTCAACCAGCATTCCTGGGGGAAACTTTCCTCTGAATACACATGCTGCTCCGGCAGGCACAACCATTGGCTATGATGATGTTTTAAGTTCTCAGTACAAGGACAACAATCATCTAATCTCACTTCAACAG AATGATAACTCAGGGATGTGGGTTCATGGACCTGGTTCACGGACAATGTCAGCCGTACCACCCAGCACATATTATGGCTTCCAGGGTCAGAATCAGCAGCCTGCTGGGTTCCGGCAAGGTCAGCAGCCTTCACAACATTTTGGGGCACTTGGGTACCCAAACTTTTACCACTCACAGACGGGGATGTCACTGGAACAGCAGCAGCAAAACCCTAGAGATGCATCCCTCAGTGGTTCTCAAGCGCAACCATCGAAGCAAACTCAGCAGTTATGGCAAAACAACTACTAA
- the LOC123219301 gene encoding uncharacterized protein LOC123219301, with protein MEHKRSDLSKDHSISEGNKMTQAGSQQNYANGDVTPSSELWTDGLICAFEFIRGHRRSVNSKCGSKVPSRQFDSGNPKVKVPSNKLSEASFPRVGRDKLPESSSLNELRSNQFSPFYDYRDGQIHQADPFNSAERYDGSRWVPIGWARISELVQKVQVDGEWTEQQLDLVNDEDDITVADIAVPYWERPAGPTWWCHVSADHLSVRAWLKSAHWLHPAISLALRDESRLISERMKHLLYEVPVRVAGGLLFELLGQSVGDPFVNEDDIPIVLRSWQAQNFLITALHIKGNVSRTNILGITEVQELLLVGGYNVPRTVHEVIAHLACRLSRWDDRLFRKSIFGAADEIELKFMNRRNLEDINLFGIILNQEITRLSRQVIRVKWSLHAREEIMFELLQHLRGNVCRGLIEGIRKSAREMIEEQEAVRGRLFTIQDVMQSTIRAWLQDRSLRVTHNLAVFGGGGVVLTIITGLFGINVDGIPGAENTPYAFGLFTVILFVIGIVLIAVGLIYLGLKKPITEQQVEIRKLELQELVKSFQHEAETHAQVHKDYSRNNLPPTAGEILPPNADYIVIQ; from the exons ATGGAACACAAAAGGAGTGACTTGAGTAAGGACCACTCCATTTCTGAAGGCAATAAGATGACACAAGCTGGAAGCCAACAGAATTATGCCAATGGAGATGTTACACCCTCGAGTGAACTTTGGACTGATGGGCTTATTTGTGCTTTTGAATTTATTCGAGGCCATAGAAGATCAGTGAACTCAAAATGTGGTTCAAAGGTTCCAAGTAGACAGTTCGATAGTGGCAATCCAAAAGTGAAAGTTCCATCAAATAAACTAAGTGAAGCTTCTTTCCCAAGAGTGGGCAGAGATAAATTACCGGAGTCATCATCCTTAAATGAATTGAGGAGCAAtcaattttctcctttttatgACTACAGAGATGGTCAAATCCATCAAGCAGACCCATTTAATTCTGCTGAAAGATATGATGGCAGTCGTTGGGTTCCTATTGGGTGGGCCAGAATTTCTGAACTTGTTCAAAAAGTGCAAGTTGATGGGGAATGGACTGAGCAGCAATTGGATCTagtgaatgatgaagatgacatTACTGTTGCAGATATAGCTGTGCCTTATTGGGAGCGCCCTGCAGGGCCCACATGGTGGTGCCATGTGTCTGCAGACCATCTATCTGTTCGGGCATGGCTCAAGAGTGCTCATTGGTTGCACCCTGCCATCAGTTTAGCCTTGAGAGATGAAAGTCGACTGATAAGTGAGCGGATGAAACACCTTCTTTATGAG GTCCCTGTTAGGGTTGCTGGAGGGCTTTTATTTGAGCTCTTGGGTCAATCAGTTGGTGATCCATTTGTGAATGAGGATGATATTCCCATTGTACTTCGTTCATGGCAAGCACAAAACTTCCTTATAACTGCATTGCACATAAAAGGAAATGTTTCAAGGACCAACATTTTGGGTATAACCGAAGTTCAG GAGCTTCTTCTTGTTGGAGGTTATAATGTCCCGAGAACAGTGCATGAAGTCATAGCACACCTGGCTTGCCGTCTTAGTAGATGGGATGATAG GTTATTTCGCAAGTCCATATTTGGAGCTGCAGATGAGATCGAGTTGAAGTTTATGAAcag GAGGAACCTCGAAGATATAAATctttttggtattattttaaaCCAGGAAATCACAAGGTTATCAAGACAG GTTATCAGGGTGAAATGGTCACTTCATGCAAGAGAGGAAATTATGTTTGAGCTTCTTCAACACTTGAGGGGAAATGTTTGTCGAGGCTTGATTGAAGGAATAAGAAAGAGTGCGAGGGAAATGATTGAGGAGCAGGAAGCAGTCCGTGGTCGCTTGTTTACCATTCAAGATGTAATGCAAAGCACTATTCGTGCTTGGTTGCAG GACCGGAGCCTTCGAGTAACCCATAATTTGGCAGTTTTCGGGGGTGGTGGTGTTGTTCTTACCATAATCACCGGGCTGTTTGGAATCAATGTCGATGGAATTCCTGGAGCAGAGAATACACCATACGCATTCGGTCTGTTTACAGTCATTCTGTTTGTCATAGGAATTGTGCTAATTGCAGTTGGGTTAATTTACCTAGGATTGAAAAAGCCTATCACGGAGCAGCAGGTTGAAATTAGGAAGTTGGAACTGCAAGAATTGGTCAAGAGTTTTCAGCATGAGGCAGAGACGCATGCCCAGGTACATAAAGATTATTCCCGGAATAATTTGCCACCTACTGCTGGAGAAATTTTGCCACCCAATGCAGATTACATTGTAATTCAGTGA